A window of Methanorbis rubei contains these coding sequences:
- a CDS encoding dihydroorotate dehydrogenase electron transfer subunit, which yields MTEEHMPTVTTITAVIDETPTVKTFVFDELFNFRPGQFCMVWIPGVDEIPMAFSAANAITVMKVGDATSALFNCKAGDKIGIRGPFGNGFYPTGRVLAIGGGIGVTPLFTLAATGEVDTFILGARTAAELVFPNELAGVTDLKIATDDGTRGYHGFVTGILDQLDVTEYDTICVCGPEMMMKGILDRLVAKGIESRGQFSMHRYMKCGVGVCGSCCMDHEGLRVCRDGPVFTGDFIKDSEFAHHHRGPSGRKE from the coding sequence ATGACTGAGGAACACATGCCGACAGTGACCACCATCACCGCCGTGATCGATGAAACACCGACGGTGAAAACTTTCGTCTTTGACGAACTGTTCAACTTCCGACCAGGCCAGTTCTGCATGGTCTGGATACCGGGCGTTGACGAAATACCGATGGCGTTCTCTGCGGCAAACGCAATCACCGTAATGAAAGTGGGCGACGCAACGTCGGCTCTCTTCAACTGCAAAGCAGGCGACAAGATTGGTATCCGGGGGCCGTTCGGCAACGGATTTTATCCGACCGGCCGCGTGCTCGCTATCGGCGGAGGCATCGGGGTCACACCGCTCTTCACCCTTGCCGCGACCGGCGAGGTTGACACCTTTATCCTTGGTGCAAGGACTGCTGCGGAACTCGTTTTCCCCAATGAACTTGCAGGCGTTACCGATCTGAAAATTGCGACTGATGACGGAACCCGCGGCTATCATGGTTTTGTCACCGGCATTCTCGACCAGCTTGACGTCACCGAGTACGACACCATCTGTGTCTGCGGCCCTGAGATGATGATGAAAGGAATTCTCGACCGGCTTGTTGCCAAAGGAATCGAGTCACGCGGTCAGTTTTCCATGCACCGGTACATGAAATGCGGAGTTGGTGTCTGCGGCTCCTGCTGCATGGACCATGAAGGCCTTCGCGTCTGCCGCGACGGCCCGGTTTTTACCGGTGATTTCATCAAAGACAGTGAGTTTGCCCACCATCACAGGGGACCAAGCGGAAGAAAGGAGTAA
- a CDS encoding CpXC domain-containing protein, whose translation MKPVVKTITCPKCGSKQDFTMYPSINASSDPGLAEKYTEGSLTMLACNECGFSGKVEYPMLYHDLERKYSVFFAPDSEDREAKLPNVLPAHLLPEMQLRLTHSSDDLREKTFIFRDHLDDRIVETMKDSILREMSARHEETVPDKLYYAEDLFECAGRSLIFVPQKGDEFLEPIKVPFDTYEKIKMLMHGIWDRPVSGYTVVDSIWVQSAAPKERS comes from the coding sequence ATGAAACCAGTAGTAAAAACCATTACCTGTCCAAAGTGCGGATCAAAGCAGGACTTCACGATGTATCCAAGCATCAACGCCTCTTCTGATCCCGGTCTTGCGGAAAAATATACGGAAGGAAGCCTCACCATGCTCGCCTGCAATGAATGCGGATTTTCAGGAAAAGTCGAGTATCCTATGCTCTACCATGATCTGGAGCGGAAGTACTCGGTGTTCTTTGCTCCGGACAGTGAGGATCGCGAGGCAAAACTTCCGAATGTTCTGCCTGCCCATCTGTTGCCTGAGATGCAGCTGCGGCTGACTCACAGCTCTGACGATCTTCGCGAGAAGACGTTCATCTTCCGCGATCATCTGGATGACCGGATTGTTGAAACCATGAAGGACTCGATCCTTCGTGAGATGTCGGCACGACATGAAGAGACGGTTCCTGACAAGCTCTACTATGCAGAGGATCTGTTCGAGTGCGCTGGCCGCTCGCTGATCTTTGTGCCGCAGAAAGGCGATGAGTTCCTTGAGCCGATCAAGGTCCCGTTCGATACCTATGAAAAGATCAAAATGCTGATGCACGGCATCTGGGATCGTCCTGTGTCTGGATACACGGTAGTTGACAGCATCTGGGTTCAGTCAGCAGCGCCAAAGGAGCGATCATGA
- a CDS encoding CpXC domain-containing protein, with protein sequence MITEEDSIICPDCGHEQQITICPSVNVTTDPELREKVLSGEIFLFTCDECGCSGFAGHPFVYEDKEAAGGFLIYLEPDCPDRVVGVDGDIADQVIYREKPMRLVGDLNALKEKIFIFEADLDDRVMELFKMLTLTKLSSDNPDQVPDHLLFTKVQENEEGKQIVLAAFKENKYIGVLELPYSLYQTCVVTGGPIWDVPTVDCAAVDQEWIAERLKECDEDDGEEEEDDHAEQ encoded by the coding sequence ATGATAACTGAAGAAGACTCCATCATCTGCCCGGACTGTGGTCATGAGCAGCAGATCACTATCTGCCCTTCGGTGAATGTGACAACCGACCCCGAGCTGCGGGAGAAGGTTCTCTCAGGCGAAATATTTCTTTTCACGTGCGATGAGTGCGGCTGCTCCGGTTTTGCCGGACACCCGTTTGTTTATGAGGACAAAGAGGCGGCAGGCGGTTTTCTGATTTATCTTGAGCCTGACTGCCCGGACCGTGTTGTCGGTGTTGACGGGGATATTGCTGATCAGGTGATTTATCGGGAGAAACCGATGCGGCTGGTGGGCGATCTGAATGCGCTGAAGGAGAAGATCTTCATCTTTGAAGCAGATCTCGATGACCGCGTGATGGAGCTTTTCAAGATGCTGACCTTAACCAAACTGAGCTCCGACAACCCTGATCAGGTGCCTGACCATCTGCTTTTCACAAAAGTTCAGGAGAATGAAGAGGGCAAACAGATTGTGCTCGCAGCATTTAAGGAAAACAAATACATCGGTGTTCTTGAACTGCCGTACTCGCTCTACCAGACCTGTGTGGTGACCGGCGGCCCTATCTGGGATGTACCGACCGTTGACTGCGCAGCTGTTGATCAGGAGTGGATAGCCGAGCGGCTGAAGGAGTGCGATGAGGACGATGGTGAGGAAGAGGAGGATGACCATGCAGAGCAGTGA
- the argH gene encoding argininosuccinate lyase → MQSSDQIRKGRLGGDRSSAVAEFLASMDADRRIAYCDIRVDMAHILMLVRQNLIDKKSAQLLLSHLHRYKEEGLPESVFDPNHEDIHAGIEAQLIADAGADAGGRMHLGRSRNDEVATCLRMQTREDILEILAGLAALRRALIDQAARHTASIMPGFTHFQHAQPTTLAHYLLAYEAMFARDFSRLTDAYRRLNESPLGSAAFAGTGFAIDRALTAEYLGFSAPMTNSMDGVASRDFILEVLSALSILMTNVSRLCEELVLWISAFIRFVDLDDAYCSTSSIMPQKKNPDTAEIMRGKSGVASGELMAGITLMKGLPMSYNRDMQDLTPHLWRSLDAAESSLPILADMIQTASFNTARMAEESDRGNSTATELADLMVREFGMPFRTAHNIVGRAVKLGGLSLEITETAGKEICGWSLIEKGLTQKHIDRALSPLGMVEAKKSAGAPSPAMMRTAVAHAAAALDSDESTAAALRTALSAADDKIESDYMRLTA, encoded by the coding sequence ATGCAGAGCAGTGATCAGATCCGTAAAGGCCGTCTCGGCGGCGACCGGAGTTCTGCTGTTGCAGAGTTTCTTGCGTCGATGGATGCCGACCGACGGATTGCGTACTGCGACATCCGCGTGGATATGGCGCACATTCTGATGCTTGTCCGACAGAATCTCATCGACAAGAAATCTGCGCAGCTGCTTCTTTCACATCTGCATCGCTACAAAGAGGAGGGTCTTCCTGAGTCGGTGTTTGATCCAAATCATGAGGATATTCATGCAGGAATCGAAGCGCAGCTGATCGCTGATGCCGGCGCTGATGCTGGCGGAAGAATGCATCTTGGCCGCAGCAGAAATGACGAGGTTGCAACCTGCCTTCGGATGCAGACCCGTGAGGATATTCTGGAGATTCTTGCAGGCCTTGCAGCCCTTCGCCGCGCTTTGATCGATCAGGCTGCGCGACACACCGCGAGTATCATGCCGGGCTTCACCCACTTTCAGCATGCGCAGCCGACGACGCTTGCACATTATCTGCTTGCTTATGAAGCGATGTTTGCGCGGGATTTCAGCCGGCTGACCGATGCATACCGCCGGCTCAACGAGTCGCCGCTCGGTTCGGCAGCGTTTGCGGGAACTGGTTTTGCAATAGACCGTGCACTGACCGCAGAGTATCTCGGATTCTCTGCTCCCATGACCAACTCCATGGATGGTGTTGCATCCCGGGACTTTATTCTTGAAGTCCTGTCAGCTCTTTCGATTCTGATGACAAATGTCAGCCGTCTGTGTGAGGAGCTGGTGCTCTGGATCAGTGCGTTCATCAGGTTTGTGGACCTGGATGATGCCTACTGTTCGACGAGTTCGATTATGCCGCAGAAGAAAAATCCCGACACCGCGGAGATTATGCGCGGCAAATCGGGTGTTGCGTCAGGAGAACTGATGGCAGGCATCACGCTGATGAAGGGTCTGCCGATGAGCTACAACCGCGACATGCAGGATTTAACGCCGCACCTGTGGCGGAGTCTTGATGCGGCAGAGTCTTCACTGCCGATTCTTGCGGATATGATTCAGACCGCGTCATTCAACACTGCGCGAATGGCCGAGGAGTCGGACCGCGGCAACTCAACAGCCACTGAACTCGCGGACCTCATGGTCCGTGAGTTTGGGATGCCTTTCAGAACAGCCCACAACATCGTCGGCCGTGCGGTCAAGCTTGGTGGTCTGTCGCTTGAGATCACGGAGACTGCCGGAAAAGAGATATGCGGCTGGTCACTGATAGAGAAAGGACTGACACAGAAGCACATCGACCGTGCTCTCTCTCCGCTTGGAATGGTTGAAGCAAAGAAGAGTGCTGGCGCTCCAAGTCCTGCGATGATGAGAACTGCTGTCGCACACGCGGCTGCGGCTCTCGACTCTGACGAGTCGACCGCTGCGGCTCTTCGCACCGCACTGTCTGCGGCTGATGACAAAATAGAATCTGATTACATGAGGTTAACTGCATGA
- the gatD gene encoding Glu-tRNA(Gln) amidotransferase subunit GatD yields the protein MSFSNSDPVNVAFAGLELHGMYISGDADYAVVKLSSGYNICVPASVCTAAPERAAATPAKVTAEPLKQDAKLPLLAIVSTGGTIASTVDYRTGAVSSKFTAEDIVRSIPELAVIARYHTLQPFNVLSENMNPAMWQELARAVHDEIASGAKGVIVTHGTDTMLYSAAAVSFMLETPVPVIFVGAQRSADRPSSDNAMNAICSVKAGISDLGEVVVCMHATSDDVACALHRGTRVRKNHTSRRDAFQSVGRGPVGVVSYPDGNVNLTGDAVLRGTHELRLFDRLEPNCGLLQYYPGMNPNLFDAFSGCRGLVISGTGLGHVGTDCIEKIAALNASGTFVVMTSQCQAGEVCDRVYETGRDLLAAGVVEGGSMLPEVALVKLMWVLGNTSRPEDAVRMMQTNLKGELDYDLWREM from the coding sequence ATGAGTTTTTCCAACAGCGATCCTGTGAACGTGGCGTTTGCGGGTCTTGAACTTCACGGGATGTACATCTCCGGCGATGCCGACTACGCAGTCGTGAAACTTTCGAGCGGCTACAACATCTGTGTGCCGGCCTCGGTCTGCACTGCTGCCCCTGAACGTGCGGCGGCAACTCCCGCAAAAGTTACGGCTGAACCTTTGAAGCAGGATGCAAAACTGCCGCTGCTTGCAATCGTCTCCACCGGCGGAACGATTGCGAGCACGGTTGACTACCGAACAGGCGCAGTCTCCTCCAAGTTCACTGCTGAAGATATTGTCCGCTCAATTCCGGAGCTTGCAGTCATCGCCCGCTACCACACGCTCCAGCCGTTCAATGTTCTTTCAGAGAACATGAATCCTGCAATGTGGCAGGAGCTTGCCCGCGCGGTTCATGATGAGATTGCATCAGGAGCAAAGGGTGTCATCGTAACCCATGGGACTGATACGATGCTCTACAGTGCTGCTGCGGTCTCCTTCATGCTTGAGACGCCGGTGCCGGTGATCTTTGTCGGCGCCCAGCGGTCTGCCGACCGGCCGAGCAGCGACAATGCGATGAATGCCATCTGCTCAGTGAAGGCCGGCATCTCAGACCTCGGCGAGGTTGTGGTGTGCATGCATGCAACGTCAGATGATGTTGCTTGCGCCCTTCACCGCGGAACGCGTGTTCGGAAGAATCACACCTCCCGCCGCGATGCGTTCCAGAGTGTTGGCAGAGGGCCGGTCGGTGTGGTCTCCTATCCTGACGGAAACGTCAACCTGACCGGTGACGCCGTGCTTCGCGGCACGCATGAACTTCGGCTGTTTGACCGGCTTGAACCGAACTGCGGCCTTCTCCAGTACTATCCGGGAATGAATCCAAATCTCTTCGATGCATTTTCCGGCTGCCGCGGGCTTGTCATCTCAGGAACTGGTCTTGGCCATGTGGGTACCGACTGCATCGAAAAGATAGCTGCGCTGAACGCTTCCGGGACTTTTGTAGTGATGACGTCCCAGTGTCAGGCAGGCGAGGTATGCGACCGCGTGTATGAGACCGGCCGCGATCTGCTTGCGGCAGGTGTTGTCGAGGGCGGCAGCATGCTGCCTGAGGTTGCGCTCGTGAAGCTGATGTGGGTTCTTGGCAACACTTCGCGCCCTGAGGACGCGGTTCGGATGATGCAGACGAACCTGAAAGGGGAGCTTGATTATGATCTGTGGAGGGAGATGTAA
- the gatE gene encoding Glu-tRNA(Gln) amidotransferase subunit GatE, giving the protein MTDFDYASLGLKAGIEIHQQLNTKEKLFSHTPTLIRDSADHTGEVRRYLRVATSEMGDVDRAAKEEMMQARLFTYYTYDTTGLVEIDEQPPAPMNPDALDLVLTIAKMFGMTPLPQIHTMRKMIVDGSATSGFQRTALVALNGAIDNTCRIETVAVEEDACQRVTDEVFSVDRLGIPLIEITTAPCMKTPEQVHDVAQYIGMTLRSTGRVKRGLGTIRQDVNVSIRDGARVEIKGVQELDLIAEVVRREVQRQLSLLAIKDELAARSALVNGEVYDVTSVFAGTQSQVLKKAKTILGTVLHGFAGLVGMEIQPNRRLGSEMSDYAKKCGVGGLFHTDELPAYGVTKEEVALLKETLGAGESDAVVIVAATEQKCRCAIQMVINRAKMAMEGIPEETRKMLEGGSTAYMRPLPGAARMYPETDILPVPVSQPYWESIAMPELLTDKAKRFVAEYGLDAGMARQMAFSEKLPLFERAVAEGVRPVFAARTILASLKELSRAGVTADAIPDDSVIAVMIAVEAGHAAKEAVADILSACARGMTLDEAVSTVAPAFSREELQTLVRGIVTDRAEFIKSRGKAALGPVMGVVMKEVRGRIDGKVVSEVLDEELGRIV; this is encoded by the coding sequence ATGACCGACTTCGATTACGCGTCCCTTGGCCTGAAGGCGGGAATTGAGATTCACCAGCAGCTGAACACCAAAGAGAAGCTGTTTTCGCACACGCCGACACTCATCCGCGACTCAGCGGACCACACCGGCGAAGTTCGCCGGTATCTGCGTGTCGCAACGTCAGAGATGGGTGATGTGGACCGTGCGGCAAAGGAAGAGATGATGCAGGCCCGGCTGTTTACGTATTACACGTATGACACAACCGGTCTTGTGGAGATCGACGAGCAGCCGCCTGCCCCGATGAATCCTGACGCGCTGGATCTTGTGCTGACGATTGCCAAGATGTTTGGCATGACGCCTCTGCCGCAGATTCACACGATGCGCAAGATGATTGTGGACGGCTCTGCCACAAGCGGTTTTCAGCGGACTGCACTTGTTGCGCTGAACGGTGCAATTGATAACACCTGCCGGATTGAGACCGTCGCTGTTGAAGAGGATGCCTGTCAGCGCGTGACTGACGAGGTGTTTTCGGTTGACCGGCTTGGTATTCCTTTAATTGAGATCACGACCGCTCCCTGTATGAAAACGCCTGAGCAGGTGCATGATGTGGCCCAGTACATCGGTATGACGCTTCGTTCGACCGGCCGTGTGAAGCGCGGTCTCGGCACGATTCGTCAGGATGTGAACGTGTCCATCCGTGACGGCGCACGTGTTGAGATCAAAGGTGTGCAGGAGCTTGATCTGATTGCCGAGGTCGTCCGCCGCGAGGTGCAGCGTCAGCTGTCGCTTCTTGCGATCAAGGACGAGCTTGCCGCACGCAGTGCACTCGTGAACGGCGAGGTGTATGATGTCACTTCCGTCTTTGCAGGCACACAGTCGCAGGTGCTGAAGAAGGCAAAGACGATTCTGGGAACGGTGCTTCACGGCTTTGCAGGCCTTGTCGGTATGGAGATTCAACCGAACCGTCGGCTTGGGTCTGAGATGTCGGATTATGCAAAGAAGTGCGGGGTCGGCGGACTGTTCCACACCGACGAGCTTCCGGCGTACGGCGTGACAAAGGAGGAGGTCGCACTCCTTAAGGAGACTCTTGGTGCAGGTGAGTCTGATGCTGTGGTTATTGTTGCGGCAACGGAACAGAAGTGCCGGTGCGCTATTCAGATGGTTATCAACCGCGCGAAGATGGCGATGGAAGGTATTCCTGAAGAGACGCGCAAGATGCTTGAGGGCGGGTCCACTGCCTACATGCGTCCCCTGCCGGGAGCTGCACGGATGTATCCTGAAACTGATATTCTTCCGGTGCCGGTGTCGCAACCCTACTGGGAGAGCATTGCAATGCCTGAGCTTCTGACCGATAAGGCGAAACGGTTTGTTGCCGAGTACGGTCTTGATGCCGGCATGGCGCGTCAGATGGCGTTCTCTGAGAAGCTGCCGCTGTTTGAGCGTGCGGTTGCGGAGGGTGTTCGTCCGGTGTTTGCCGCGCGGACTATCCTTGCCTCCCTCAAAGAGCTCTCCCGCGCAGGCGTGACTGCTGACGCGATTCCTGACGACTCGGTGATTGCGGTGATGATAGCTGTTGAGGCGGGTCATGCAGCAAAAGAGGCGGTTGCTGATATTCTGTCTGCATGCGCTCGCGGCATGACGCTTGATGAGGCAGTATCCACGGTTGCTCCGGCATTCTCCCGCGAGGAACTGCAGACACTTGTCCGCGGTATTGTGACCGATCGTGCGGAGTTCATCAAGTCGCGTGGAAAGGCGGCTCTTGGCCCGGTAATGGGTGTTGTGATGAAGGAAGTGCGTGGAAGAATCGATGGAAAAGTCGTTTCCGAGGTTCTGGATGAGGAACTCGGACGAATCGTCTGA
- a CDS encoding DUF5350 domain-containing protein, with the protein MGKTGSVNWHQVKGVSGQIRLVPQREGEVKKPGPNQRFKRSSIVSKIESRMANTQQQGRRGPKIADQRIRRRIRRSKKSMMGAKAKAKR; encoded by the coding sequence ATGGGAAAGACAGGCAGCGTTAACTGGCACCAGGTAAAAGGTGTTAGCGGTCAGATCAGACTCGTTCCCCAGAGAGAGGGCGAGGTTAAGAAACCGGGACCGAATCAGAGATTCAAGAGATCAAGCATTGTTTCCAAGATCGAAAGCCGCATGGCAAACACCCAGCAACAGGGACGCCGCGGACCGAAGATCGCAGACCAGCGCATTCGCCGCCGGATCCGCAGATCTAAGAAGTCGATGATGGGCGCAAAGGCAAAAGCAAAGCGCTGA
- the mmp10 gene encoding methyl coenzyme M reductase-arginine methyltransferase Mmp10 (Mmp10 (methanogenesis marker protein 10) is a cobalamin-requiring radical SAM methyltransferase that creates the methylarginine modification to methyl coenzyme M reductase.), which yields MVHLTVDIGGRPGSDCRGFCAYCYFKHAKDVPAFGCRYCLPFLKGCDYCTRGVKEEYAGFLPLKDVADSFLADLQSVTDEVTRITISGGGDPSCYPEFTDLFELLGTLEVPLHIGYTSGKGFDDPAIADFLIAHNLREISFTVFAADANLRREWMHDPTPEASLEIIRRLAAEIEVYAAVVILPGINDGAVLTQTLSWLSDVGVKGVILMRFANTPEQGLILGNAPILPNQRTHTVEEFREILKESGAAFPSLRISGTPLYDPAFDSPFALRNMPDLLDRLPKIHKKGTLITGAVATPYIRSIVSACGGDPSSVVGVAKEIACLITIDDLRQLDLSVLEDTVIIPGRAFLHDAEAEKVLSADGVSRTVIRGPEMLSADGETSMGMSEIDVLTMEMEGFSALIRLINQYGCST from the coding sequence ATGGTGCATCTCACAGTTGATATTGGCGGGCGTCCCGGATCTGACTGCCGGGGTTTTTGTGCCTACTGTTACTTCAAGCACGCAAAGGATGTGCCAGCATTCGGCTGCCGGTACTGCCTCCCGTTCTTGAAAGGCTGTGACTACTGCACCCGCGGTGTAAAAGAAGAGTATGCCGGATTTTTGCCGCTGAAAGATGTCGCCGACTCATTCCTCGCCGACCTTCAGTCGGTGACTGATGAAGTGACCCGCATCACCATCTCCGGCGGAGGTGATCCCAGCTGCTACCCTGAGTTTACTGACCTCTTCGAACTGCTTGGAACACTGGAAGTCCCGCTGCATATCGGATACACCAGCGGCAAAGGTTTTGACGATCCCGCTATCGCAGACTTTCTGATCGCACACAACCTTCGGGAGATATCGTTCACCGTGTTTGCCGCTGATGCAAATCTCAGGCGTGAGTGGATGCATGACCCAACACCCGAGGCTTCACTTGAGATCATCCGTCGCCTTGCAGCAGAAATAGAGGTCTATGCAGCCGTCGTGATCCTGCCAGGCATCAATGACGGCGCCGTCCTCACCCAGACACTTTCGTGGCTCAGCGATGTCGGTGTCAAAGGCGTAATTCTGATGCGGTTTGCAAACACTCCTGAGCAGGGTCTGATCCTTGGCAACGCACCAATTCTTCCAAACCAGCGGACGCACACCGTCGAAGAGTTCAGAGAAATTCTGAAAGAGTCCGGCGCAGCATTTCCTTCGCTCAGGATATCTGGAACCCCGCTGTATGATCCTGCATTCGACTCCCCGTTCGCACTGCGGAATATGCCGGATCTGCTGGACCGGCTCCCGAAAATTCATAAAAAGGGAACCCTTATAACCGGAGCGGTTGCAACACCTTATATCAGATCAATAGTGTCGGCATGTGGCGGCGACCCTTCTTCGGTTGTCGGTGTCGCAAAAGAAATTGCATGCCTGATAACCATTGACGATCTCAGACAGCTTGATCTGTCTGTCCTTGAAGATACGGTAATAATTCCCGGTCGTGCCTTTCTGCATGATGCAGAGGCGGAGAAGGTCCTTTCTGCAGATGGTGTTTCCAGGACCGTTATCCGCGGACCTGAGATGCTCTCTGCCGACGGAGAGACAAGCATGGGTATGAGTGAGATCGATGTCCTTACCATGGAGATGGAAGGATTTTCTGCTCTTATCAGGTTGATAAATCAGTATGGATGCTCCACATGA
- a CDS encoding ribonuclease III domain-containing protein, whose protein sequence is MTYAELYDKIGYTFKNEEYLNYALTRTAYAREHEIPMSETMDSFAVLGDAALDLVMIKEIIMDGEYDKGEITRKKIDSVNMTVVRKIAEELDLPSYMRWGKGEVRMQIWTSGRVSAECFEALVGAAYMDGGIDAAAKIINTVRRVKP, encoded by the coding sequence ATGACATATGCGGAATTATACGATAAAATAGGATACACATTCAAAAATGAAGAGTATCTCAATTACGCATTGACGCGGACAGCGTACGCCCGCGAACATGAGATTCCGATGAGTGAAACCATGGACTCGTTTGCAGTCCTTGGGGACGCGGCGCTGGATCTTGTCATGATTAAAGAGATCATTATGGACGGCGAGTACGACAAGGGCGAGATCACCCGCAAAAAAATCGATTCGGTCAACATGACTGTTGTCAGAAAAATTGCCGAGGAACTGGATCTCCCCTCCTACATGCGATGGGGCAAAGGCGAGGTCCGCATGCAAATATGGACGAGCGGCCGTGTCTCTGCAGAATGTTTTGAAGCACTGGTCGGTGCGGCATACATGGACGGTGGTATTGATGCTGCCGCGAAAATTATCAACACCGTCCGCCGCGTGAAACCATAA
- a CDS encoding peptidylprolyl isomerase — protein MVKVKASHILVKTESEAKQLMKQLSDGDDFAKLATLYSQCPSGKSGGDLGYFGKGQMVKPFEDAAFKAKAGEVVGPVKTQFGWHVIKVTDVKN, from the coding sequence ATGGTGAAGGTGAAGGCATCGCATATTCTGGTGAAGACCGAGTCTGAGGCAAAGCAGTTGATGAAGCAGCTCTCTGACGGGGATGATTTTGCAAAGCTTGCAACGCTCTACTCTCAGTGTCCTTCCGGCAAGTCCGGCGGCGATCTCGGATATTTCGGAAAGGGTCAGATGGTTAAGCCGTTCGAGGACGCAGCGTTTAAGGCAAAGGCCGGTGAGGTTGTGGGTCCGGTAAAGACGCAGTTCGGCTGGCATGTGATCAAAGTTACCGATGTGAAAAATTAA
- a CDS encoding HEAT repeat domain-containing protein: MDAATFLCCVEAIKSGDAAIQEDAANQIAALNDPLMLPQIQHYVSDASPLVRRVMLWTLRNYTSQIEYSSLLSCLRDPDMAVREAALVLFMEGGSASTCALVDAVSSTDDSLRFSAVEALGQFRTAEAVLPLIAAAVSENPDIREVAVLSLGVYADARVIPPLIAALNDAPEIRLAALEGLKTRPLSSVDAGKVSGCLSDADPAIRAAAVAVLGEHAPDSCADDESSAVRRTAAQVIASPEILGKLCGDAEPSVRMAAAESVGKRKYALEDVLLPLLSDEVPGVRRAAVTGLAFSQRPDVVSALIGCLSDPKPGVQAAAATALGEIGGDEVIAALSASSQSGNAILRGIMKNALSAAMKKSSSE, from the coding sequence ATGGATGCTGCTACCTTTTTGTGCTGCGTTGAGGCGATAAAAAGCGGAGATGCTGCAATTCAGGAGGATGCAGCAAATCAGATCGCGGCTCTGAATGATCCTTTGATGCTGCCGCAGATTCAGCATTATGTCTCTGACGCAAGTCCGCTCGTGCGGCGGGTGATGCTCTGGACACTCAGGAATTATACTTCGCAGATTGAGTACTCATCCCTGCTTTCCTGTCTGCGTGATCCAGACATGGCAGTGCGCGAGGCTGCTCTTGTGTTGTTTATGGAAGGAGGCAGCGCGTCAACCTGCGCACTTGTTGATGCGGTGTCCTCGACCGATGACTCTCTGCGGTTTTCCGCTGTTGAGGCACTCGGTCAGTTCCGTACAGCCGAGGCTGTTCTTCCTCTGATTGCTGCGGCGGTGTCGGAAAATCCTGATATCCGCGAGGTAGCGGTTCTGTCGCTTGGTGTGTATGCGGATGCACGTGTGATTCCACCACTCATCGCAGCACTCAACGACGCACCGGAGATTCGTCTTGCTGCGCTTGAGGGGCTGAAGACCCGCCCTCTTTCTTCTGTTGATGCAGGGAAGGTGTCCGGTTGCCTATCTGATGCCGACCCTGCGATTCGCGCGGCAGCAGTCGCGGTCCTTGGCGAGCATGCCCCGGACTCCTGCGCTGATGATGAGAGTTCGGCAGTCCGTCGCACTGCTGCCCAGGTTATTGCGTCCCCGGAGATTCTTGGAAAGCTGTGCGGCGATGCTGAACCTTCGGTCCGGATGGCAGCAGCAGAGTCTGTCGGCAAACGAAAGTATGCACTTGAGGATGTTTTGCTGCCGCTGCTTTCCGATGAGGTTCCGGGTGTCCGCCGTGCTGCGGTAACCGGACTTGCGTTTTCACAAAGGCCGGATGTTGTCTCTGCACTGATTGGATGCCTGTCTGATCCAAAGCCGGGTGTGCAGGCTGCGGCAGCAACAGCTCTTGGTGAGATCGGCGGCGATGAGGTAATTGCGGCGCTGTCTGCATCATCACAAAGCGGCAATGCAATTCTTCGCGGCATTATGAAGAACGCTCTCTCTGCGGCGATGAAGAAATCGTCGTCTGAATAA